The following proteins come from a genomic window of Campylobacter coli 76339:
- a CDS encoding Histidine-binding protein precursor, with product MKKFLTAFLVAFIGLFLTACQNTKTENNTSNEVNATLTLKVGTAPNYKPFNYKQDSKLTGFDTDLVEEIARKNGIEIVWVETNFDGLIPALKAGKIDMIASAMSATDERRQSVDFTKPYYMSKNLYIKLKNNETLQTKTDLEGKKIGVQLGTLQENTAKAIKDAQVQSNKDLNIAVLALKNNKIDAIVADQDTAKGFLAENPDLVSFYQETDGGEGFSFAFDKDKQKEVIEIFNKGIDEAKANGFYDGLVKKYELE from the coding sequence ATGAAAAAGTTTTTAACCGCTTTCTTAGTTGCCTTCATAGGCTTATTTTTAACAGCTTGTCAAAATACCAAAACAGAAAATAACACAAGCAATGAAGTTAATGCTACACTCACTTTAAAGGTTGGGACTGCTCCAAATTACAAACCTTTTAACTATAAGCAAGATTCTAAACTTACAGGTTTTGATACTGACTTAGTTGAAGAAATTGCTCGAAAAAATGGTATTGAAATTGTTTGGGTTGAGACTAATTTTGATGGATTGATCCCTGCTTTAAAAGCTGGCAAGATTGATATGATCGCTTCAGCTATGAGCGCTACAGATGAAAGAAGACAAAGTGTAGATTTTACAAAACCTTATTATATGAGTAAAAATCTTTATATTAAACTTAAAAATAATGAAACCCTTCAAACAAAAACTGATCTAGAAGGTAAAAAAATAGGAGTTCAGCTAGGAACCTTACAAGAAAATACAGCAAAAGCTATCAAAGATGCACAAGTTCAAAGCAACAAGGATTTAAATATAGCTGTTTTAGCACTAAAAAACAATAAAATCGATGCTATTGTTGCTGATCAAGATACTGCCAAAGGCTTTTTAGCTGAAAATCCTGATTTGGTAAGTTTTTATCAAGAAACAGATGGTGGCGAAGGTTTTAGTTTTGCTTTTGATAAAGACAAACAAAAAGAAGTTATAGAAATATTTAATAAAGGTATAGATGAAGCAAAGGCTAATGGATTTTATGATGGTCTTGTAAAAAAATACGAACTAGAATAA
- a CDS encoding Predicted phosphoserine phosphatase, with amino-acid sequence MKLVLFDLDDTLIQGDSAKLWLKFCIEKGLLPKEYLEKIDFYQKQYREKKLNMDEFMPFFLQSVKEEDEKKISLLVDEFIDKYIKPYEKAKTLIAKYQNQRCIVISATAEFLVKKIAFQLGIKESIAIKCELINGKFSGKTRGTYSFREGKVSRLKEYLGKDYEIWMKNSYFFSDSINDLPLLECVSKAFVCNGDEKLLALAKERKYKILNF; translated from the coding sequence ATGAAGCTTGTTTTGTTTGATTTGGATGATACTTTGATACAGGGCGATAGTGCTAAACTTTGGTTGAAATTTTGTATAGAAAAAGGTCTTTTGCCTAAAGAGTATTTGGAAAAAATTGATTTTTATCAGAAACAATATCGCGAAAAAAAGCTTAATATGGATGAATTTATGCCTTTTTTTCTCCAAAGTGTAAAAGAAGAAGATGAAAAAAAAATTTCTCTTTTAGTCGATGAATTTATTGATAAATATATAAAACCTTATGAAAAAGCCAAGACGCTTATAGCAAAATATCAAAACCAAAGATGTATTGTTATTTCTGCTACGGCTGAATTTTTGGTTAAAAAAATTGCTTTTCAATTAGGCATCAAAGAAAGTATAGCCATAAAATGCGAACTTATCAATGGCAAATTCAGCGGAAAAACCCGTGGTACTTATAGTTTTAGAGAAGGCAAAGTGTCAAGACTTAAGGAGTATTTGGGTAAAGATTATGAGATATGGATGAAAAATTCTTATTTCTTCAGCGACTCTATTAATGATTTACCTTTGCTAGAATGTGTCAGTAAAGCTTTTGTATGCAATGGCGATGAAAAACTTTTAGCACTTGCGAAAGAGAGAAAATATAAGATTTTAAACTTCTAG
- a CDS encoding Ferric iron ABC transporter, ATP-binding protein: MAYLKIKNFKKAYGDKIIFEDISFNAKKGEFVTLLGPSGCGKSTLLRCIAGLSQINGGKILINDKDITKLSPQKRNIGMVFQNYALFPNLNVFENIAFGLKIKKMDKKDIEKRVKKMLKLVELEEYAKTYPHKLSGGQMQRVALARSLVTKPDLLLLDEPLSALDAKIRKHLRVQIKEIQKELNLTTIFVTHDQEEALEMSDRIILMNEGKIMQNSNASNLYLLPECHFVASFIGNYNILSPKELDDLGLEHDFKKDIALRPETIEISNEGLEAKIKEKSLLGNIIRYKVKLQEIELKVDTLNFSTYSAFEVGDKIALKFNLSLAKELR, encoded by the coding sequence ATGGCTTATTTGAAGATTAAAAATTTTAAAAAAGCTTATGGAGATAAGATTATTTTCGAAGATATCAGTTTTAATGCTAAAAAGGGTGAATTTGTAACCCTTTTAGGTCCAAGTGGTTGTGGAAAGTCAACACTTTTAAGATGTATAGCAGGTCTTAGTCAGATCAATGGAGGTAAAATTTTAATTAATGATAAAGATATTACCAAATTAAGTCCACAAAAAAGAAATATAGGTATGGTTTTTCAAAATTACGCTCTTTTTCCAAATCTTAATGTTTTTGAAAATATAGCTTTTGGTTTGAAAATCAAAAAAATGGATAAAAAAGATATAGAAAAAAGAGTGAAAAAGATGTTAAAGTTGGTTGAACTTGAAGAATATGCGAAAACTTATCCTCATAAACTTTCAGGCGGTCAAATGCAAAGAGTGGCTCTAGCAAGATCTTTGGTTACTAAGCCTGATTTGCTTTTGCTGGATGAGCCCTTATCAGCACTTGATGCTAAAATTCGAAAACATTTAAGAGTGCAAATTAAGGAAATTCAAAAAGAATTAAATTTAACTACCATCTTTGTAACTCACGATCAAGAAGAGGCATTGGAGATGTCTGATAGGATTATTTTAATGAATGAAGGTAAAATCATGCAAAATTCAAATGCAAGCAATCTTTATCTTTTGCCAGAATGTCATTTTGTAGCAAGTTTTATAGGAAACTATAATATTTTAAGCCCTAAAGAACTTGATGATTTGGGTTTAGAGCATGATTTTAAAAAAGATATAGCTTTGCGTCCCGAAACCATAGAAATTTCTAATGAGGGCTTAGAAGCTAAGATCAAGGAAAAATCACTTCTTGGCAATATTATACGCTATAAGGTTAAGCTTCAAGAAATTGAACTTAAAGTGGATACTTTGAATTTTAGCACCTATAGTGCTTTTGAAGTGGGTGATAAAATTGCTTTAAAATTTAATCTTTCTTTAGCAAAAGAGTTAAGATGA